A single window of Plasmodium malariae genome assembly, chromosome: 8 DNA harbors:
- the HDA2 gene encoding histone deacetylase 2, putative: MKKGVISSRGQNEKKLLLKDDSNIPHFEFPSKGALFNNLVIENFKNINDINKYFRESNNLEERSKDRSNGNDHCTDHCNGGDHHYNNNDDVFIVSCNNVRDGCKKKKRINGIDIIRSEKTKSKHYIKDKSNIKKKRKGDMDNNLYKDRKKKASYGEKKNRNNTRTLHLTNNMKKKNHKKVIQKLQKKKKKRNVKSSKTKMNLKKKNKIYYSKSSSNDDEFNTNKHILAKIYVSLKQNENSVEQINNSFYIEYEDNNDIYTEDYSKESLNSSKYPSRSNHIMSYGKRHINHDYADGLYCKYINRDRKNISNSIKHNGATLSSNKQSSKKKNVEYDCIGFVCDEEYMCGNLHFDENHVESPDRIKCIIKALKEKNVINKMIQIKCREALYDEIKECHTSSHINNIFYSLKKKLKYKKKNVIYPFDKHDTYYTSYTGTVSKRAVGGLLNLCDAILSNENEKFKYIDFKKSFFYNYNFFKNISPYSINGHVLGKLNYNTYLKRSKSESNLYTREQVKYDSCLGKSTNDYNNGSDKNKWNDNTSRSTNQQVKRGNRVVHTSNYSYKNNISTVGDCDNIECSNYRALNEGQIDITTEPYDNRVVQLCTDMESEKKGSMNSIRNDIFNKENNYSICKKTYRSYSTTICNIKDCNSNNDSNNYLDDNSSNNKKNTLISFADINCGFAAIRPPGHHCSRNNPSGFCIFNNISVACKYIFKKYGIRKIFIFDWDVHHDNGTQEIFYNDRDVLCFSIHRFDKKKKKKKKKQEKRKSERKKKKKRKGDNIESVKKGNCLDEEGVNTKRGTENDNIKISCNGNINGNVSGNINGNVSGNINGNVSGNISGNVSGNVSGNVSGNDIGTISNDAIDNVGGNSSSNLRKKKRKKKPQQLYEENLFYPRTGAKSELGSDKGYKFNINVPLEKGYNNCDVYYVFKYLLLPILQNFKPEFIFISCGFDASINDPLGECNLTHNLYQWMTLQLKNFANIFCKGRIILVLEGGYNLNYLPKCTLACIKALIKKNVNRKSEYSDICNLPRRGAENESSNVNTNPNVNENLSINANPNVNENLRINANPNLNENLTINANPNVNTNHKGVSVQADNNGLRVSDTNVDTVNVIGTTYDNTAIYTNPIANNKVHNLRSITNGTNNITSNVSSNKITLSSNRMKRSVTMFDGTVNNNYHKEKDHKNFYKFKDYSESNNKRYNKNLRYYCDNIYPSSTIGKKKELIITGKLHYSTYKVIRYFLYILRGDPFHLNIKLPPYNTFIKKRKLKNRDLSLERKINIYNSPYENVNDGSELMNMYVKEKIRELNRNNERYDKLYSLSSTTISNISQSDLYLSNDDMHYTSSSGSSRDIKKKVSLLNKLKLRINKHMEQDASSSRPLIDTEKKRKKKQDNKRHDSSTSINKNVKERIEFWDLTKIAEDEEKGKYNERNEQNGLNVQREDNEQNVFILKDIRGNVPNKANSLNGLNITNNHKQVRNHGCLSSFNISNNRDNISSLRGLSSSYISNSRGDSMINNKGLSSSIISNSRGHSMSNNHGLSSPIISNSSENLSNHRGIYSRINSNNRDNMSNRRVLIPIISNSSDNMRNQLDLKPNISNTVDNMRNCRSLNNSIISYNRHNINNQRILSPIISNNSKNGSNCRGICSPNISSNHENISSNHENMRSSREDMRSSRENMRSSREDMRSSRENMSSHCNLSIPNTSNSRDNMSSDHHVPNSRNTSNKSEMSDLTNIKYNEDQFQNSFIMYTKRKKGFIFFYGSGHRNQWIFPVHKKITKVIKLCSALESFFYAWLYLCCQKKICIAREMANYSYVIDDKVNVKCVTINKKFSEREEKLGKEFLKFTIPCYHAFLNEDHLKQLGIIEGEGNVETDEQEEVIECLNGNKTLQNMCDGNNAYINECILDIVNMNEGNGKTHQNDYLCEEGMDNQMRQLGVQKGFPTHAQQCTQTDIQSYVQELPGNTNANINLEQNIIMQYSCEKDGNKNHECRSNVNNHVQNKMESRSVSRSSSSNGVPNDNNSIQRKGPFGKKIKNENFAIDNEEYDLMNMKDSIFLDYKKSRKNKEKEKKTAICLTNALSTMSHPCVMDVKMGMRLYGDNCDEKSIQKKIEKAKSRSCISHGFHLTSLIGWCKKKQQPFFISKEDAHSIKNDEEFVEAFMSYFLACDNSYLSVLLLKKVLIILEHMKYFFENQNYFAFYGSSLLFVFDSDPSKNKCDEGVYTGQMNKHRNDNTIYRNDNNNSISDNSNHMSDNSKVMLVDQATCQNEKKNQHKCCINEKKHQQKYSSNEKKNYEEIFNFKESIQKLFEDSLTTQERSTYMKSKLNMKILKSASVYIIDFAHASLNKNGNDEGFLLGITSLIRVMKKTIEKVQTVYLHVGKEDITYPQCYKF; this comes from the coding sequence atgaaaaagggCGTTATAAGTAGTAGAGgacaaaatgaaaagaaattattattaaaagatgATAGTAATATACCACATTTTGAATTTCCAAGTAAAGGTGCATTATTCAACAATTTAGtaatagaaaattttaagaacataaatgatattaataaatattttaggGAGTCTAATAATTTAGAAGAAAGATCAAAGGACAGAAGCAATGGCAATGATCACTGCACTGATCATTGCAACGGGGGTGACCATCACTACAACAACAATGATGACGTGTTCATAGTGAGCTGTAACAATGTACGAGATGgatgtaaaaagaaaaaacgaaTAAACGGCATAGATATCATACGTTCAGAGAAGACTAAGTcaaaacattatattaaggataaaagtaatattaaaaaaaaaagaaaaggagaTATGGATAATAACCTGTACAAggataggaaaaaaaaagcaagttatggagaaaagaaaaatcgaAACAACACAAGAACATTACATTTAACTAacaatatgaaaaagaagaatcacaaaaaagtaatacaaaaattgcaaaaaaaaaaaaaaaaaaggaatgtaaaaagtagtaaaacaaaaatgaacctaaaaaaaaaaaataaaatatactattCGAAGAGCAGTAGTAATGATGATGAATTTAACACGAACAAACACATTTTAgcaaaaatttatgtatctctcaaacaaaatgaaaactCAGTGGAACAGATTAATAATAGCTTTTATATTGAATACGAGGACAATAACGATATATACACTGAGGATTATTCGAAGGAATCGCTAAATAGTAGCAAGTATCCTAGCAGAAGTAATCATATCATGAGTTATGGTAAAAGGCACATAAATCATGATTACGCAGATGGTTTATATTGTAAATACATCAATAGAGAtcgaaaaaatatttctaattcTATAAAACATAATGGAGCTACACTTTCATCCAATAAACAGtcaagtaaaaaaaaaaatgttgaaTATGATTGTATTGGTTTTGTATGTGATGAGGAGTACATGTGTGGCAATCTCCATTTTGATGAAAATCATGTGGAAAGCCCAGACagaataaaatgtataataaaagcattaaaggaaaaaaatgtaataaataaaatgattcaaataaaatgtaGGGAGGCTCTATATGATGAAATTAAAGAGTGTCATACTAGTAgtcatattaataatattttttattctttaaaaaaaaaattaaaatataaaaagaaaaacgtcATATACCCTTTTGACAAACATGACACATATTATACATCATACACTGGAACAGTTTCTAAGAGAGCTGTTGGTGGacttttaaatttatgtgatgctattttatcaaatgaaaatgaaaaattcaaatatattgattttaaaaaatcatttttttacaattataatttttttaaaaatatttcaccTTATAGTATAAATGGACACGTATTAGGAAAGCTTAATTATAACACGTATTTGAAGAGGTCCAAGTCTGAAAGCAATTTGTACACAAGGGAGCAGGTCAAATATGACTCTTGTTTAGGCAAGTCTACCAACGATTATAATAACGGTAGTGATAAGAATAAATGGAATGATAATACGAGCAGATCTACAAATCAGCAAGTGAAGAGAGGGAACAGGGTAGTTCATACATCCAACTACTcgtacaaaaataatatcagCACAGTAGGAGACTGCGATAATATTGAGTGCTCGAACTATAGGGCTCTAAATGAAGGTCAGATTGATATTACCACGGAGCCATATGATAATCGTGTAGTGCAACTGTGCACAGATATGGAATCGGAAAAGAAAGGTTCAATGAATTCTATTCGGAATgacatatttaataaagagAATAACTATtctatttgtaaaaaaactTATAGAAGTTATTCTACAACCATATGCAATATAAAAGActgtaatagtaataacgaTAGTAATAATTACCTTGAtgataatagtagtaataataagaagAATACACTTATCTCATTTGCTGATATCAATTGTGGTTTCGCTGCAATTAGACCACCAGGACATCACTGTAGTAGAAATAATCCGTCCGggttttgtatttttaataatataagtgttgcatgcaaatatatttttaaaaaatatggaataaggaaaatttttatatttgattGGGATGTACATCATGATAATGGTACCCaggaaatattttacaacGACAGAGACGTGTTATGTTTTTCTATACATCGatttgacaaaaaaaaaaaaaaaaaaaaaaaaaaacaagaaaagagaaaaagtgaacggaagaaaaaaaaaaagaggaaggGGGATAATATCGAGAGTGTCAAAAAGGGTAATTGCTTGGATGAGGAGGGAGTAAATACCAAAAGGGGAACTGAGAACGATAACATCAAAATAAGCTGTAACGGAAATATCAATGGCAATGTTAGCGGTAATATCAATGGCAATGTTAGCGGTAATATCAATGGCAATGTTAGCGGTAATATTAGTGGAAATGTTAGTGGCAATGTTAGCGGCAATGTTAGTGGCAATGATATCGGTACCATTAGCAATGACGCTATCGATAATGTCGGCGGTAATAGTAGTAGCAACTTgcgaaagaagaaaagaaaaaagaagccGCAGCAATTGTAcgaagaaaatttattttacccGCGCACGGGAGCAAAGAGTGAACTAGGAAGTGACAAGGGGTACAAGTTCAATATTAATGTACCACTGGAAAAAGGGTATAACAACTGCGAtgtttattatgtatttaaatatcTACTCTTACCAATAttgcaaaattttaaaccagaatttattttcatatctTGCGGATTTGATGCTTCTATTAATGACCCCTTAGGAGAGTGTAACCTAACTCATAACTTGTACCAGTGGATGACTTTGCAACTGAAAAATTTTGCCAATATCTTTTGTAAGGGTAGAATAATACTAGTGTTAGAGGGGGGGTACAATTTAAATTACTTACCAAAATGCACCTTAGCTTGCATAAAAgcgttaataaaaaagaatgttaATCGAAAGAGCGAATATAGTGATATATGTAACTTACCGCGTAGAGGCGCAGAAAATGAAAGTTCAAATGTGAACACAAATCCGAACGTGAATGAAAATTTGAGTATTAACGCAAATCCGAACGTGAATGAAAATTTGAGAATTAACGCAAATCCGAACTTGAATGAAAATTTGACTATTAACGCAAATCCGAACGTGAACACAAATCATAAAGGGGTCTCTGTGCAAGCGGATAACAATGGTTTGCGTGTGAGCGATACGAATGTTGATACTGTAAATGTTATCGGAACTACATATGACAATACCGCTATTTACACGAATCCGATTGCTAATAACAAAGTGCACAATCTAAGAAGCATTACTAATGGTACTAACAATATAACTTCTAACGTGTCATccaataaaataacattatcGAGCAACAGAATGAAAAGAAGCGTTACCATGTTTGATGGTactgttaataataattatcacAAGGAAAAGGATCATAagaatttttacaaatttaaaGATTATTCagaaagtaataataaaagatataataaaaatttaaggtATTATtgtgataatatatatcctaGTAGTACAATagggaaaaagaaagaattaataataacaggGAAATTACATTATTCTACTTATAAAGTGAtaagatattttttatatatattaagaggAGATCcctttcatttaaatataaaactacCTCCttataatacttttataaaaaagagaaaattaaaaaatagagaTTTAAGTCTTGAacgtaaaattaatatatacaattctccttatgaaaatgtaaatgaTGGTTCTGAATTAATGAATATGTAtgttaaggaaaaaataagagaattaaatagaaataatgaaagatATGATAAACTATATTCCTTATCATCAACAACCATTTCGAATATATCACAGAGCGATTTATATCTATCCAATGATGATATGCATTACACTTCTAGCTCTGGTAGTAGTAGAGACATTAAGAAAAAAGTTTCTCTATTGAACAAActaaaattaagaataaataaacatatggAACAGGATGCTTCTTCTTCAAGACCTCTTATAGATAcagagaaaaaaaggaagaagaagCAAGACAATAAACGTCATGATTCCTCTacaagtattaataaaaatgtaaaagaaaGAATCGAGTTTTGGGATCTCACAAAAATAGCCGAGGACGAGGAAAAAGGGAAGTATAATGAACGAAATGAGCAAAATGGACTAAATGTACAAAGAGAAGACAATGaacaaaatgtttttattcttaaagATATTCGTGGAAATGTCCCTAATAAAGCTAACAGTCTGAACGGTCTAAATATCACTAACAATCACAAACAGGTGAGGAATCATGGCTGTCTAAGTAGCTTCAATATATCCAACAATCGCGATAATATTAGCAGTCTTCGCGGCTTGAGCAGCtcatatatttcaaatagtAGAGGAGACAGCATGATCAATAATAAAGGCTTGAGTAGCTCAATTATATCCAACAGTAGGGGGCACAGTATGAGTAATAATCACGGCTTAAGTAGCCCAATTATATCCAATAGTAGTGAGAATTTGAGCAATCATAGAGGTATATATAGCCGAATTAATTCCAACAATCGGGACAATATGAGCAATCGTCGTGTATTAATCCCAATTATATCTAACAGTAGTGACAATATGAGGAATCAACTTGACTTAAAACCAAATATTTCCAACACTGTGGACAATATGAGAAATTGTCGAAGCCTAAATAACTCAATTATTTCCTACAATCGCcacaatataaataatcaaCGTATTTTAAGCCCAATTATTTCCAATAACAGCAAAAATGGAAGCAATTGTAGGGGCATATGTAGCCCAAATATTTCCAGTAATCATGAAAATATAAGTAGCAATCATGAAAATATGAGGAGTAGTCGTGAAGATATGAGGAGTAGTCGTGAAAATATGAGGAGTAGTCGTGAAGATATGAGGAGTAGTCGTGAAAATATGAGTAGCCATTGTAATCTAAGCATTCCCAATACGTCCAACAGTAGAGATAATATGAGCAGCGATCATCATGTTCCAAATAGTCGTAATACCTCGAACAAGTCCGAGATGAGTGATTtgacaaatataaaatacaatgaGGACCAGTTTCAAAACTCATTTATAATGTACACTAAGAGGAAAAAAgggtttatatttttttatggaaGTGGACATAGGAATCAATGGATATTTcctgttcataaaaaaattacaaaagttATAAAACTCTGTTCTGCATTagaatcttttttttatgcatggCTTTATTTGTGTTgccagaaaaaaatatgcattgCCAGAGAAATGGcaaattattcatatgtaATAGATGATAAAGTGAATGTTAAATGTGTtacaataaataagaaattttcTGAACGAGAAGAGAAATTAGGTAAagaatttttgaaatttacAATTCCTTGTTATCATGCCTTTTTGAACGAAGACCATTTGAAACAGTTGGGTATCATTGAAGGGGAAGGTAACGTAGAAACTGATGAGCAAGAGGAGGTTATCGAATGTTTAAATGGTAATAAGACGCTACAAAATATGTGCGACGGAAACAATGCATACATAAACGAGTGCATATTAGACATAGTAAACATGAATGAGGGGAATGGAAAAACGCATCAAAATGATTACTTATGTGAAGAAGGAATGGACAATCAGATGCGCCAATTGGGTGTACAGAAGGGATTCCCAACACATGCACAACAATGTACACAAACAGATATACAATCATATGTACAGGAACTTCCTGGAAATACTAATGCGAATATAAATTTAGAACAGAACATCATAATGCAATATTCATGTGAAAAAGATGGAAATAAGAACCATGAGTGCAGAAGCAACGTTAATAACCATGTACAGAATAAAATGGAAAGCAGAAGTGTTAGTCgaagtagtagtagtaacgGTGTGCCTAATGACAACAATAGTATTCAGAGGAAAGGACCTTTTggaaaaaagattaaaaatgaaaattttgctATAGATAACGAAGAATATGATTTAATGAATATGAAGGATAGTATATTTCTAGATTACAAAAAAAGTaggaaaaacaaagaaaaagaaaaaaaaacagctATTTGTTTAACAAATGCATTAAGTACTATGAGTCATCCATGTGTTATGGATGTAAAGATGGGAATGAGATTATATGGTGATAATTGTGATGAAAAAtcaatacaaaaaaaaattgaaaaagcGAAGAGCAGATCTTGTATATCACATGGGTTTCACTTAACTAGTTTAATAGGTTggtgtaaaaaaaaacaacaaccattttttatttcaaaagaAGATGCTCattcaataaaaaatgatgaagaaTTTGTAGAAGCTTTTATGTCCTACTTTTTGGCATGTGACAATTCATATCTGTCTgtacttttattaaaaaaagtactcATCATATTAGaacatatgaaatatttttttgaaaaccaaaattattttgctttttatggGTCTAgcttattatttgtttttgatTCGGATCCATCGAAGAATAAGTGCGACGAGGGGGTGTATACCGGCCAAATGAACAAACACAGGAATGATAATACCATATATAGGAATgataacaataacagtaTAAGTGATAATAGCAATCATATGAGTGATAATTCAAAAGTTATGCTTGTCGATCAGGCAACTTGccaaaatgaaaagaaaaatcaaCATAAATGTTgcattaatgaaaaaaagcatcaacaaaaatattccagtaatgaaaaaaagaattacgaagagatatttaattttaaggaGAGCATACAAAAACTATTTGAAGACTCATTAACTACACAAGAGAgaagtacatatatgaaatctaagttaaatatgaaaattctGAAAAGTGctagtgtatatataattgattTTGCTCATGCAagcttaaataaaaatggaaatgatGAAGGATTCTTGTTAGGTATTACATCACTTATTCGTGTTATGAAAAAGACAATAGAAAAAGTACAAACTGTCTATTTGCATGTTGGTAAGGAGGACATAACTTACCCACAATGTTATAAGTTCTGA